From Rhodothermales bacterium:
CCGATGTACAGCACGGTTCGCCGGCGATTACTCAGTATGTAGACGCTATAGGTGCGATTCATATGGAAGAGGGTTTCTCTTCCTAGACGTATTGAAAGGCGGTTTCATACCCTCATCCCAAGTCATCCTGAGCGTAGTCGAAGGACCTCCCGGACGTACGAGAGGTCCCTCGATAAGTATTGAAGGGCGGTTACATACCCTCATCCCAAGTCATCCTGAGCGTAGTCGAAGGACCTCCCGGACGATCGAGAGGCCCTTCGACTACGCTCAGGGTGACTCGATTTTTTTGGTGTTTCGCCATGGTGCCCGGTGTTTTTGAGTACGATGTTGCAAATAGCGTCATCCTGAGCGTAGTCGAAGGACCTCCCGGACGATCGAGAGGCCCTTCGACTACGCTCAGGGTGACTCGATATTGCTGGTTTCGCTAACCTGCCCGGTTTTTCGAGAGGTCCCCCCGCCTTCGCGGGGGCAGGCTTTCTTCGCTCCATCTTGCCGCAGCGGGCCCCGGGTGGTATGAATGAGGGAAGGCATCCATCCCCATCAAACCCCGTTGCGCGAGCCATGAATACGCTGAAATCCCTGACCCTTTGCATCGCATTTGTGGGTGTCGCCACCCTGTTGACCTCCTGTAAGGACAAAGAGGAGGGAGACCGCCTCGACGACATCATCACCGAGATCCGGCTGGACGACTTTTCCGGCGAGTTCGTCAACGAAACCTTCCCGGAGGACGCCTCGAACCCCCAGTGCCCGACGGTCAACGGCAGCAGTGAGATCGTTCGCGGCGGCTCAATCGTGCTGCAGGTCGACGTAGCCGACGGCGCGGACCAGCTAGTGGTCGGCAGCGGCGGCGAGGAAGGAGGGTATTTCCGGTTTAATCTCCAGGAGGCCTCCGCGCGCGTTTTCCAGCAGGGCGCGTCCTCCGGAACGGGGCAGGCGTTGCTCCAGCGCAAGTATCCGAAAGCCGGCGAAACGATGCGGCTCGACGCCTCGCAGCAGCAGATCGAAACCTACATCGTGTTTATCACCCTCGCGCAGGACGATGAGATGACCGGCTTCACGTTTCGGCTTGGTTATCTGATCGATGGCGCCCCGAGCTGCGCCGAATCCCATCCGGTGGAGATCAACGAGACCGCCGCCACGTCCGGCGAGCTGCAAGTGTCCCTGAACTGGAGTAACGCGGTGGACATGGACCTCCATGTCGAGACGCCTGACGAGGAGGATATCTATTATGGGGAACGGGTTGGCATGGCCGGCGGGTCGCTGGACCTGGACTCGAATGCCTCGTGTTTTATCGATGGGGTCAACAACGAGAACATCACCTGGGCGGGAGAGACGCCGGCCTGCGGCGAGTACATCGTGCGCGTAGACCTGTGGAGCGCCTGCGCGCTCCCGGGTCCGTTTCCGTACGTCGTGACCGTGAACAATAAAGGGACGATCGAGACCTTCACGGGCTCGTTCCTGGCATCGGAGGAGACGGAAGGGGGCGCTTTCGACGGCCGCGTGATCACGACGATCGATGTGTGCGGCGCGGGGAAGGTTGAATTGTAGTTCCGAATCGTGGACTGCTGACATCGTGTGTAGAGACGCCCCGGTGGGGCGTCTCTACCTGATTGGCGAGAATGATCGCCTCGGCGTCGTTTCATGGCGTCTATTTCAGTGCAAATCGCCATGCGTTTTTGCGACTTTCTCCACTCACCCTTGCGTTCGGGTGCGGAAGGAAAACAATAGGTGTTTGTCGATTTGCAATTGATAGTACGCCTTTAATGGCTCGGATAGAGCGTGTGCTTCGTTGCGGAGATTGACTTGAAACTTCCTCCATTCGATCAGAGATCGGTGTGTCGGTAGACGCGAGTAGAAAGTCGCGAAGCCTGGCGGAGAAGCACATAATCAGTCGGGGTTTGGTGTATTCCAATAGCTGCATGAAAGGGGGTATGCACAATTGTAGATCCCGTTCAGAAATCTCATGCTCCTTGCTGGACCGGAAAAAACAGAAATTACTCTGGCCAATATCCTCAAGCTCTTTCGCACTGAAATATTCCGGGAGCATACTCCTGATACGTGCGAATGAACCAAGGTCGCCATTACTCATCTCCATAAATGGCCGTACTGGCATGCTGGGCTGGGGCGAATGGCAGTCTGTCTTGCTCGCCCCCCAGTTGAAACCGAGCAACAGAATACATTCTGGCTTCAGAGGCGTGGCGCTGAGCGAGTAATGCCAGTTTTTGCCGCCGTGATTCTGCTTGACATCGGACTGGTTGTACGCAATGTCGACCTCCGCCAAGAGTCTGGTGAATTGATCTTCCGTCATCGGGTTGCCTTCTGGTGAGAACAGGTGATTTCGCCCGCTGCGGAATAGGCGAGGACCTCCTTTTGCGGGGTGTATATTCTGAAACGTGTTATATTGGCCGCGCCCCTATAATTCATTCGTGCCGGAAACCCGTCTGGCGAAATCCGTCGCTGATGTAGTCCCCTGGGTCCGGCCGCCTTAAACTACGGCTACGATACATGCGCCTCTACGCCGGCTCCTCCCGTCAATTCATTCAGGACACGACTCAGAACCAGATCGCCGGCAAGTTAAAGGAGGCGTTCTTCGCCTTCTATGGCTTTAATCCCTCCCCTGGTGAACAAAACTCGTGGACAAATTCCCTCCGCGCCCTCGCCCTTGTGTTTTCGCAGGCCAGATTGGACGACCACGGGGTGATCTTTGAATACCAACTGCCGTTGAGTTCGAAGCGCCTCGACTGTATGGTTACCGGACGCGATGAAGCGGGCTCCGACAAGGCGGTGATCATCGAACTCAAACAGTGGCAGATCTGCGAGGTCTCAACGGGCGACGGCGAGGTGGTCACCTTTGTGGGCGGTGCGAAGCGCGACGTGTTGCACCCGTCTGTGCAGGTAGGCAATTATCATCGCTACCTGTGCGACACGCATACGGCGTTTTATGAGGGCGCGTCGCCAGTGGAGCTACTGGCGTGCAGTTATCTGCACAACTACAGCTTCGATCCACATGACGCACTGTTCGACCCGAAGTTTACGAGCCACCTGGACACCTACCCGGTGTTTACGGCGGACCAGACCGAGCATCTCACGGGCTTCCTTACGACGCAAGTGGGCGCCGGCGACGGCATGGAAGTCCTGCGCCGCGTGGAAGAAAGCCGGTATCGCCCGAGCAAGAAGCTCATGCAACACGTGGCCAGGGTGATCGACGGGCAGCCGCAGTACGTGTTGCTCGACGAACAGCAGGTCGTGTATGACAAGGTCTTCGCCGCGGCGCGGGGTGGCTTTCACGACAGGAAGAAGACCGTGCTCATCATCAAGGGCGGCCCGGGTACCGACAAGTCGGTCGTCGCGATCAATCTAATGGCGGACCTTCTCCGCAAGGGATACAATGCCCACTATGCGACGGGGTCGCGGGCGTTTACAGAGACACTGCGCAGAGTGATTGGCAATAGGGGCGGGATCCAGTTTAAATACTTTAACAGCTATATGGAAGCGCAACGGGACGAGATCGACGTGCTCATCTGCGACGAAGCGCACCGGATTCGCAAGAATAGCAATAACCAGTGGACGCCGGCCTCAAAGCGTAAAGCCATCCCGCAGATCGAGGAGCTACTTTACGCCGCAAAGGTTTCGGTCTTCTTTATCGACGACGATCAGGTCGTTAGACCGGACGAGATTGGGTCTGTAGCGCACATTAAGGAACACGCCGCTGCGTTTGACGCACGCGTAGAGGAATACGAGTTGGAAGCCCAGTTCCGGTGCAACGGGTCGGACGGCTTCTTGAACTGGGTCAATAATACACTCCAGATCCGTCGTACGGCGAATGCTCTCTGGCATTCCGCCGAGGAGACCTTCGATTTCAAAATCTACGAGTCGGTGCATGCGCTGGACGAGGCGATCCGGCATAAGGTAGCCGAAGGAGCTACGGCACGGCTGACCGCTGGCTATTGCTGGCCCTGGTCGAAAAAGGTATTGATGGACGGCTCTCTTGAAAACGATGTAGTCATCGGCGACTTTGCCCGGCCGTGGAATGCGCGGTCGGATGTGACGGGACTGCAGAAAGGCATTCCGAAATCGAACCTCTGGGCCTACGAGCCCGGTGGTATAGATCAGGTGGGGTGTGTCTATACGGCGCAGGGGTTCGAGTTCGACTACGTCGGGGTCATCTTCGGGACCGACCTGCGCTACGACCTGGATGCTCAGTCGTGGATCGGCGACAAAACGGCTTCCTACGATAGTGCATTAAAACGCTCGAAGGAACAGTTCCTGGGACTGGTCAAGAACACCTACCGTGTCTTGCTATCACGCGGCATGAAGGGGTGCTACGTGCATTTCCTGGACAAGAACACGGAGCGGTTTTTCAAGAGCCGGATGATGGGGTGAGAGGTAGAGCCGCTTCATAACAGAAAAACCATTGGGGAAGTTCTGTGACCTTATGGGAATGGTGCGGGATCCTGAAAGCAGGGTCAGTAGAAGATCAAATTGAGATGGATATATATGACGACTTTTGACAGCACGAAAGCCTCGCTAAACGACTTACTCAGGGAGATCCTTGAGGGAAAGATCCAATTGCCCGACTTCCAGCGCGGTTGGGTCTGGGACGATGATCACATTCGCGATCTGCTCGTGAGTATCGCACGGTCTTTTCCAATCGGTGCTGTCATGCTCCTTGAAGCCGGCGGTGAGGTACGTTTCGAGACTCGCCCCGTTGAAGGACTTGAAGACAGGATTCCAAAGGGCCAAGCGCCAGAGAAACTGATACTTGACGGGCAGCAACGCCTGACAACGCTTACGCAGGCACTTGCGCTCAAAGAACCTGTACGCACCACTACGGCTAAAGGGAAGAAGATCAAACGGCACTACTACTTCGATATCCAGAAGGCTCTGGACGCTCCGCATGCGTTGGAAGAGGCGGTTCTCGCTGTCGATGAGAATCGTCAAGTTCGTAGCAACTTCGGACGCGATGTCGAACTTGACCTGTCTTCGACAGAGTTGGAATGCCGCCAGCTCTTTTTTCCCTGCAATCAGATTATGAGCTCTGACGCGTGGGAAGCTACCTTGCATCGGGTCGCGCCTGAACAGTTCGGGACGTACATGTCTTTCAGAAGCCAGATACTGACACCGTTCCGGAACTACCAGCTCCCTGTCATCCAACTGAAAAAGGAGACGTCCAAGGAAGCCGTCTGCCTTGTTTTTGAAAAGGTGAATACGGGCGGGGTGCAGTTGTCCGTATTTGAGCTTATCACGGCTAGCTACGCTGCGGACGGATTCAACCTTCGTGACGACTGGTTCGGTTCTAAGACGCGCAAGGTGGATTCTCGCAAAGAACGATTGGAAAAGGACCCGCTCCTCAGAGGAATCGAAGCGACCGAATTTTTGCAGGCGATCAGTCTGCTGCACACGGCCGAACTGCGAGAGAAGGATCTCAGGGATGGTAAATCGGGCAAGCAAGTGCGTCCGGTAAGTGCCAAACGCGCTGATGTGTTGCAGTTACCATTGGAATCGTGGAAAAAGTGGGCCGATGAATTAGAGGCGGGGTTCCACAATGTGGCGCGCTTTCTACGAAAAGAGTGCTTCTACAGCCGGCGTGAACTACCCTATAGCACCCAATTGGTACCCTTAGCAGCTGTACTTGCGCGGCTCAAAGACCGTTGGCGTGAGCCTCGGATTTATGACAAGCTGGCGCGTTGGTTCTGGTCCGGCGTGCTTGGAGAGCTTTACGGCGGTGCGGTTGAGACACGGATGGCCAACGACTTCGATGAGCTGTTGCGTTGGTTTGAAGAGGACGATAGTCTCCCACGCACGGTACGAGATGCTAACTTCCAGCCCGAACGTTTCGACACGCTGCGCTCTCGGCTAAGTGCCGCCTACAAGGGGATCAATATACTTGTACTACGAGAAGGCTCGAAGGATTGGTTCTGGAAAGCCAGTATCCGGGAGCTTGACGCGGATGAGATCGCACTGGACATCCATCACATTTTCCCTCGCGACTGGTGCGAAAAACAAGGAATTAGCAGGGACCTATACGATAGCATTCTCAATAAGACGCCTATCTCGTACAAGGCGAATCGAAAAGTGGGTGGTGATGCGCCATCTCGGTATCTGCCGAAGATTCAGCAGGAGAAGCAAGTCGGCTTGAACGACACCGAGATGGATTCATTATTGTCAAGTCACGCACTATCTCCTGGTTTGTTACGACAAGATGCGTTTGGTGATTTTCTGGAAGATCGTCGCATAAGATTGTGTCGGCTGGTCGAGAGGGCAATGGGGAAACCGGTAATTCAGTACCCTGAGGGCGATGAATACGAGGACTAATTCGATGCTACCCTGGTGCCGCGATCTTGTCTTGCCAAGTTGTTTGTTGAGACGTGGTAGCATTCTGGATCTACCAGGATCGGTTCAGGCTGTATATAGTGTTGAGTGCTGTTCTTATTCCTCAAAGTAATCGCTATCCAACTGCGGTATCTTTCTAATCATGCTGCTGACTCCCACTTCGTGTTCTATCATGAGGGAAGCAAGCCGCTCACCATCGATGAGTACCATATTGGCCCTACGGGCTGAATCCACAGCCGGCCTTGAGACCATACCCGAAGTGATAAAAACGCCTTTGTTGGCACCGTTGAGCTGAAGTGCGCCAACAAATCCCTGGATCTCTGGACTGCCTACAGAGCCCTTCCAGCGCTTGGCCTGAATGTAAACCTTCTCCAATCCCAGTTTGTCCAACGATATGATGCCGTCGATACCGCCATCGCCCGAGCCGCCCACGCGTTGGAGGGAATCTCTGTTGGCGCCATAGCCCATCGCGAGCAGTAGGTCGAGGACAAGTTGCTCAAAGAATTCTGGGGTGGCCTTCATGACATACTCGTGGATTTGCCTGGATACGCTTGCCCGGATTTCCTGCAGTCCTTCCTCGATTTTTTCCTCAGGACTTTTTTCATTTTGGTCTGTATCCGGAGGCGTTGGTCCTGTCGGTTGATGTGGTTGAGACAGATCGACAAGGGGGGTGTTCCGATTTCTAAGGGCGATGTCGTGGGCTACAAACTCTGGCACCCTGCCTCCATGCTTTTCAAGAAGCAGCTTTCCATCGTTTGTGATCTTCCAATGTCCGCGTCGCGGAGCGTCAGCCAAGCCACTTCGCTTCAGAGCGTCCTGTGCCCAGCCAATCCGATTTATGTAAACAGGTTGTGTGCCACTTGGCAATAGTTCGCGTTTGTCCTCTGCGGTCATGCCAACCATCTCGGCAATCCCGGCATACACATCGGCGGTTTTTACGGGACCGTCCCTGCTGGCAAGTAGCCGTAGGAGCGGATCGATCATCGATTTGTAGGTGGGGATCTGTGTACTCATGTTCGTTTTAATTAATTTTTTCCCAATGAATTCTGAATCGGTTCAGTATCTGCAGATGCTTCCGGTTTCGTAGTTCGCTGTACTCGTTTCACATAGTCATGGAATTCAGGGTCTGCGCTGAAATCTTCTTTTAGTTCTTGCCACTCTCTGATAAACAGAGGACTCCTCAGCGTTCTATTAATCTCGCCCTCCCAGATATTCCACACCTTTTTGGAGATGTACTTGCTCTGGTAAAGCGCATACTCCTCGGCGCAAAGATTCAAGTAGCGTAATACGTTCCTTGACAATTGTGGACTGGGGGAAGGTGGGTTATTTACCAAAAGATGAACACGAGAGTGATCATGGTGACGAGAGAACTCCTCCATCACTTCATCATACCGCTTCGTGTATTCGATGAAGATAGTAGCATGTGCCTCGCGACGATGGATGACGTACATAAACCATAGGCCGGCTGCGGCTGCAACAAGGGAAATGGTTTCGACGAAGGGCTGGATTGATTCGAAGGACTCCATGAGCACGGCAGCTAGTTGTGATTTTTGCAATTCGACCATGAGTGGTTTATCCCGCTAACTCAACCCCAACGCCTTAAACGCCGCCGCCCGCAGATCCCCGTAGAATATCGGATCCACATTCTCCAGCACCTCCGAACTCACTTCCATGAAGCTCCGCTTGTTCTCAATAGGGATAAGCACCCGCTTGGCGCCATTATCCATCGCCACCTGCAGCGGCTCGGTCAGCGACCGGAGTGGTTTGATGTTGCCCTGAATGCTCAAATCGCCCAACACCACCAATCCGGGTTGCGGCGAGGCTTTGCGGAGCGCGGAGTACGTCGCGACGAGAAAACCAACCCCCACCTCGGCCTCCACGCGGTTGCCGAGCAGGTCGATGGCCTCCACGTGCAGATCGGTCACATCGATCGCGTGGTCGAGGCCATAGGCTGTCTTGTTCGAGCGCAGGTAGTTGAAGGCGCGGTTGATGGACTCTTTCATCGCCCCACTCACCCCGCCGGCTAGCTTTAGCTTCCCCGTTCCATTGGAGATGGATACCTCAAGCCTGAACAACCCTACCGTCCCTTCTGGACTCACCGATGCAGTATACACCGTCCCGGGAGCCAGTGGGTCGGCGGAGATCATGTCGCGGCCGCCCTGCTCGGGGACGCCCACAAAACGCTCCTCTCCGGTTTCGTTCGAGCTGTAACTGAACGAGGTGTGGTAATACTCGAAGCTCCCCATCTTCTTCAACTGCTCCTTCACCCGCCGGCGCCCCTCCAGCGCCAACACCACCAGCTCCTCGAGATCTTCTCTGGAGACTTCCCCATGAGGATGCAGAATTTTGATCAACCCGGATACCGTGCGGCGCACGGCCTTCCGATCGCGCGCATTCAACTGGCTGCCGAGCGAAAAATGGTGGTCGATGTGCTCGGTGAAATTATGCTTGCGCAACTCGCGCAACGCCTCGGCCAGGTAGTCGACTACGAACCCGTAATGACTGGTGAAATGCTCGTTGTGCATCTTGGGGATTTCCCAGCCCGGCAGGTAGAAATGCAGCCGGTCGATGAACGCCATGTCGTCCCGGATCACCTCGGGGAGCGGGGCGAACAGGTGGCCGGTTTGCACCATCACGTCGATGGGCTGCTGGGTGTTGCCGAACATAGCGATGCTCGCGTAGCCGGCCATGGCCTCTGGCCCCCGCTGAAACTGGCCCGACTCGCAGTAGGTCTTCAGCGTCGTGATGACTTCCTTGGGCATCTTCTGCAGGTCGGCCACTTCGTCGAAACCGACGACATCCCAGATCATCACCATCCCCTTTTGCCGGCCGCTCATGTGGCCAAACAGGTTGGCGACGGTGGTCGGGCCGGTGAGCAGGGCGGCGTACGGGGAGATCTCCTGCACGGCGTAGCTCTTCCCGGTACCGCGCGGGCCGAGTTCGATCAGGTTGTAGTTGCGCTCGCAGAGGGGGATGAGCCGCGTCAGAAACAGCAGCTTCAGCCGGCGATCCATCGTGCCTGGCTCGTATCCCATGCTCCGGATCATCACATCGACCCACTCGTCGGTCGTAAACTGCCGGCGAAGCTCCTGGTACTCCTTCAAGTCGAACGTGGCGACCTGGATGGGGGAGAGGCGGTCGATCACAAACGGGTATTTCTCGTCGGTCAGCTCCCAGCGCATATCCACCAGCGCCCAGATGCCGCCGGTAAGCAGACGCTCGTATTCGCGGACGTAGCTGCTGGGGATCTGGACGAACTTGTGCCCGAAGTTGGTCACCTCGGCCCAGTAATCGGAATCGACGAGGCGGACCTTCACTTTGTCGATGAACATATGCCGGCCCCGCTCCTTCACCCGGCTCTGGGCCTTGGTCGACTCG
This genomic window contains:
- a CDS encoding DUF2075 domain-containing protein, coding for MRLYAGSSRQFIQDTTQNQIAGKLKEAFFAFYGFNPSPGEQNSWTNSLRALALVFSQARLDDHGVIFEYQLPLSSKRLDCMVTGRDEAGSDKAVIIELKQWQICEVSTGDGEVVTFVGGAKRDVLHPSVQVGNYHRYLCDTHTAFYEGASPVELLACSYLHNYSFDPHDALFDPKFTSHLDTYPVFTADQTEHLTGFLTTQVGAGDGMEVLRRVEESRYRPSKKLMQHVARVIDGQPQYVLLDEQQVVYDKVFAAARGGFHDRKKTVLIIKGGPGTDKSVVAINLMADLLRKGYNAHYATGSRAFTETLRRVIGNRGGIQFKYFNSYMEAQRDEIDVLICDEAHRIRKNSNNQWTPASKRKAIPQIEELLYAAKVSVFFIDDDQVVRPDEIGSVAHIKEHAAAFDARVEEYELEAQFRCNGSDGFLNWVNNTLQIRRTANALWHSAEETFDFKIYESVHALDEAIRHKVAEGATARLTAGYCWPWSKKVLMDGSLENDVVIGDFARPWNARSDVTGLQKGIPKSNLWAYEPGGIDQVGCVYTAQGFEFDYVGVIFGTDLRYDLDAQSWIGDKTASYDSALKRSKEQFLGLVKNTYRVLLSRGMKGCYVHFLDKNTERFFKSRMMG
- a CDS encoding DUF262 domain-containing protein; translation: MTTFDSTKASLNDLLREILEGKIQLPDFQRGWVWDDDHIRDLLVSIARSFPIGAVMLLEAGGEVRFETRPVEGLEDRIPKGQAPEKLILDGQQRLTTLTQALALKEPVRTTTAKGKKIKRHYYFDIQKALDAPHALEEAVLAVDENRQVRSNFGRDVELDLSSTELECRQLFFPCNQIMSSDAWEATLHRVAPEQFGTYMSFRSQILTPFRNYQLPVIQLKKETSKEAVCLVFEKVNTGGVQLSVFELITASYAADGFNLRDDWFGSKTRKVDSRKERLEKDPLLRGIEATEFLQAISLLHTAELREKDLRDGKSGKQVRPVSAKRADVLQLPLESWKKWADELEAGFHNVARFLRKECFYSRRELPYSTQLVPLAAVLARLKDRWREPRIYDKLARWFWSGVLGELYGGAVETRMANDFDELLRWFEEDDSLPRTVRDANFQPERFDTLRSRLSAAYKGINILVLREGSKDWFWKASIRELDADEIALDIHHIFPRDWCEKQGISRDLYDSILNKTPISYKANRKVGGDAPSRYLPKIQQEKQVGLNDTEMDSLLSSHALSPGLLRQDAFGDFLEDRRIRLCRLVERAMGKPVIQYPEGDEYED
- a CDS encoding restriction endonuclease — its product is MSTQIPTYKSMIDPLLRLLASRDGPVKTADVYAGIAEMVGMTAEDKRELLPSGTQPVYINRIGWAQDALKRSGLADAPRRGHWKITNDGKLLLEKHGGRVPEFVAHDIALRNRNTPLVDLSQPHQPTGPTPPDTDQNEKSPEEKIEEGLQEIRASVSRQIHEYVMKATPEFFEQLVLDLLLAMGYGANRDSLQRVGGSGDGGIDGIISLDKLGLEKVYIQAKRWKGSVGSPEIQGFVGALQLNGANKGVFITSGMVSRPAVDSARRANMVLIDGERLASLMIEHEVGVSSMIRKIPQLDSDYFEE
- the brxL gene encoding protease Lon-related BREX system protein BrxL; this encodes MSADPIPLRDALDDKVNRVFAGKVVRKDLVRNVKVGANVPVFVLEYLLGKYCASSDEVAIRMGLEIVNDQLADNYIRPDESTKAQSRVKERGRHMFIDKVKVRLVDSDYWAEVTNFGHKFVQIPSSYVREYERLLTGGIWALVDMRWELTDEKYPFVIDRLSPIQVATFDLKEYQELRRQFTTDEWVDVMIRSMGYEPGTMDRRLKLLFLTRLIPLCERNYNLIELGPRGTGKSYAVQEISPYAALLTGPTTVANLFGHMSGRQKGMVMIWDVVGFDEVADLQKMPKEVITTLKTYCESGQFQRGPEAMAGYASIAMFGNTQQPIDVMVQTGHLFAPLPEVIRDDMAFIDRLHFYLPGWEIPKMHNEHFTSHYGFVVDYLAEALRELRKHNFTEHIDHHFSLGSQLNARDRKAVRRTVSGLIKILHPHGEVSREDLEELVVLALEGRRRVKEQLKKMGSFEYYHTSFSYSSNETGEERFVGVPEQGGRDMISADPLAPGTVYTASVSPEGTVGLFRLEVSISNGTGKLKLAGGVSGAMKESINRAFNYLRSNKTAYGLDHAIDVTDLHVEAIDLLGNRVEAEVGVGFLVATYSALRKASPQPGLVVLGDLSIQGNIKPLRSLTEPLQVAMDNGAKRVLIPIENKRSFMEVSSEVLENVDPIFYGDLRAAAFKALGLS